One Aliidiomarina minuta genomic region harbors:
- a CDS encoding phage holin family protein — MTEQIPPKTDSEPESVAPSTESEAEDTGDGLLANASALISEYRAVATSHFKLAALETKKAGESLVLIVALGVISGVLAVTSWLAMVAAATLALIELTALSPAGAIFLMAALNILIALGLLVVIFRQSRALLFSAIASNLAPDKEQTDA; from the coding sequence TTGACCGAGCAAATCCCCCCAAAGACGGACTCAGAACCTGAGTCCGTCGCCCCATCTACGGAGTCTGAAGCCGAAGACACTGGTGACGGGCTTTTAGCTAATGCCTCAGCGCTAATAAGCGAATACAGAGCAGTAGCAACCAGCCACTTTAAATTGGCGGCACTGGAGACAAAAAAAGCAGGTGAAAGCCTCGTTTTGATCGTAGCTTTAGGCGTTATTAGCGGAGTGCTCGCCGTAACATCCTGGCTGGCTATGGTCGCTGCAGCGACGCTCGCATTAATTGAATTAACCGCATTATCCCCCGCTGGCGCTATCTTTCTTATGGCAGCACTTAATATACTGATTGCGCTCGGGCTGCTTGTGGTCATTTTCCGCCAAAGTCGTGCTCTGTTATTCTCTGCGATAGCGAGCAACTTAGCCCCCGATAAGGAGCAAACCGATGCTTAA
- a CDS encoding DUF883 family protein translates to MAAKKGNPADETIRRAADSAHSAVDKVADVTSDTADTLNEKGQQIKHKEEQWLESVNQYVQKNPCTSIGIAVAGGFLLSRILSNR, encoded by the coding sequence ATGGCAGCCAAAAAGGGAAACCCAGCTGACGAAACAATCCGTCGGGCAGCGGACAGCGCGCACAGTGCCGTCGATAAAGTTGCTGATGTGACAAGTGATACAGCAGACACATTGAATGAAAAAGGTCAGCAGATTAAGCACAAAGAAGAGCAATGGCTTGAAAGCGTCAACCAATACGTGCAAAAGAACCCATGCACCTCAATAGGTATTGCTGTTGCAGGTGGTTTTTTATTAAGCCGCATTCTGAGTAACCGCTAA